In the genome of Prevotella sp. HUN102, one region contains:
- a CDS encoding SDR family NAD(P)-dependent oxidoreductase, whose translation MEKKIVMVTGATSGIGEACAKKFAQGGYNVIITGRKADKLASLKTELEQLGAEVCVLEFDVRNREAAKKAVESLTGKWAKIDVLVNNAGLALGLDPEYNGDFEDWDIMIDTNVKGLLTMTRYIVPGMVERNHGHVINIGSVAGDAAYANGNVYCATKAAVKTITDGLRIDVADTAIRVTNVKPGLVQTNFSNTRFHGDDERAENVYKGIKPLTGDDIADVTFYAASAPEHVQIAEVLVLATHQASGSVIMRK comes from the coding sequence ATGGAAAAGAAAATCGTAATGGTAACTGGTGCCACGAGTGGTATCGGAGAAGCCTGCGCAAAGAAGTTTGCACAGGGTGGATATAACGTAATCATCACAGGAAGAAAGGCCGACAAATTAGCATCTCTCAAGACCGAACTGGAGCAGTTGGGTGCAGAAGTATGTGTATTGGAGTTTGATGTCCGCAACCGTGAAGCTGCCAAAAAGGCCGTGGAAAGTCTTACAGGAAAGTGGGCAAAGATAGATGTACTCGTGAACAACGCCGGTCTTGCGCTCGGGTTAGATCCTGAATACAACGGCGACTTCGAGGATTGGGACATAATGATTGATACCAACGTCAAGGGCTTGCTCACTATGACACGCTATATCGTACCGGGAATGGTGGAACGCAACCACGGTCACGTAATCAACATCGGCTCCGTAGCAGGCGATGCAGCCTACGCAAACGGCAATGTATATTGTGCCACGAAAGCTGCCGTGAAGACCATAACAGACGGACTTCGTATCGACGTTGCCGATACTGCCATCCGTGTTACCAACGTTAAGCCCGGTCTCGTTCAAACCAACTTCTCAAACACCCGTTTCCACGGCGATGACGAACGTGCAGAAAACGTATATAAAGGTATCAAACCTCTGACCGGCGACGACATTGCCGACGTAACATTCTATGCAGCAAGCGCTCCCGAACACGTACAAATTGCAGAAGTGCTCGTATTGGCTACACATCAAGCAAGTGGAAGTGTCATTATGAGGAAATAA
- a CDS encoding NAD(P)/FAD-dependent oxidoreductase: MSHIAIIGGGAAGFFAAIAAKETNPHAKVTIFEKAGRVLAKVGVSGGGRCNLTNSFEEITDLKQAYPRGDKLLKRLFKSFDHKDAYRWFEEHGVKLTTQADQCVFPVSQDSQTVIDCLTHTASKLGVEVKTHYALEAVEPLSDGRLEARFKAHGSETFDRIIVTTGGSPRAEGLQYLASLGHKIEAPVPSLFTFNVSEKAFCSLMGTVVEPVSLSIPSTKFRSQGPLLITHWGMSGPATLKLSSYAARYVSECDYEFPVSVNWLNETNASIVEERITGIIAKNPKKQLGSVRPYELSGRIWNYLIERAGLSPEKRWEELGKKSINKLIETLTNDTHRVSGRGTFRDEFVTCGGVSLKSINSNTLESKLCPGLFFAGEMLDIDAITGGFNLQAAWTTGKVAGSNRL, from the coding sequence ATGTCGCACATTGCCATCATAGGTGGAGGGGCAGCAGGCTTTTTTGCTGCCATTGCCGCCAAGGAAACGAATCCTCACGCAAAGGTAACTATCTTTGAGAAGGCCGGTCGTGTGCTGGCGAAAGTGGGCGTTTCGGGAGGTGGACGCTGCAACCTTACCAATTCCTTTGAGGAAATTACCGACCTGAAACAGGCATATCCACGTGGCGACAAACTATTGAAACGACTTTTCAAGTCGTTTGATCACAAGGATGCCTACCGATGGTTTGAGGAACACGGAGTGAAATTGACCACCCAGGCCGACCAGTGTGTGTTCCCTGTGTCTCAGGATTCGCAGACCGTGATAGACTGTCTTACGCACACGGCATCGAAACTGGGTGTAGAGGTAAAGACACACTATGCGCTGGAAGCTGTTGAGCCATTGAGCGATGGCAGACTGGAGGCAAGGTTCAAAGCGCACGGTTCGGAAACTTTCGACAGAATAATCGTTACTACGGGAGGTTCGCCTCGTGCTGAAGGGTTGCAGTATCTGGCCAGTCTTGGGCATAAAATAGAAGCACCGGTGCCGTCGCTCTTCACGTTCAATGTCAGCGAGAAGGCTTTTTGCAGCCTGATGGGCACGGTGGTGGAGCCGGTTTCGCTCTCTATTCCCTCTACAAAGTTTCGCAGTCAGGGGCCGTTGCTCATCACACATTGGGGAATGAGTGGTCCGGCAACGCTGAAACTCTCATCCTATGCAGCCCGATACGTAAGCGAATGTGACTACGAGTTTCCCGTTTCCGTGAATTGGTTGAACGAGACAAACGCCTCCATCGTTGAAGAACGCATTACGGGCATCATTGCAAAGAATCCGAAAAAGCAGCTCGGCAGCGTCCGTCCCTATGAATTGTCAGGCAGAATATGGAATTATCTCATAGAGCGTGCAGGGCTGTCGCCCGAAAAACGTTGGGAAGAACTGGGCAAGAAAAGCATCAACAAGCTGATAGAAACGCTGACGAACGACACGCATCGGGTTTCGGGCAGGGGCACATTCCGCGACGAATTTGTTACGTGTGGAGGTGTCAGTCTGAAAAGCATCAACTCCAATACGCTCGAAAGCAAGCTCTGTCCCGGTCTTTTCTTTGCCGGAGAGATGCTCGACATTGACGCAATAACGGGTGGTTTCAATCTTCAGGCAGCTTGGACAACGGGTAAAGTGGCAGGCAGCAATCGTTTGTGA